One window of Solwaraspora sp. WMMA2056 genomic DNA carries:
- a CDS encoding helix-turn-helix transcriptional regulator, whose protein sequence is MTERRSPTVRRRRLGAELRRRRDAAGVTIDAVAERLECSSSKVSRIETGHTTATPRDVRDMLEIYGVTGTEAEELVQIAREARQKGWWHPYSTVLTGAYVGFEAAARSVRAYEQQVVPGLLQTADYARAMICAARPDITAEEVDHRVHVRLKRQSLLTQEDQIDVWAVLDEAVLSRPVGGDAVMRAQLHRLVEAADLPNVTLQILPFEVGAHAGMDGTFTILDFPEPSDADVVYAENATGGLFLEKTEELRKYIFIFDHIRAAALAPEESVAMIAKRAKEPLWTSRLRGSG, encoded by the coding sequence GTGACCGAGCGCCGAAGCCCGACCGTCCGGCGCCGCCGTCTCGGCGCCGAACTGCGCCGGCGGCGGGACGCTGCGGGCGTCACGATCGATGCTGTCGCGGAGCGCCTGGAGTGCTCCTCGTCGAAAGTTTCCCGGATCGAGACCGGGCACACGACTGCGACGCCCCGCGACGTCCGCGACATGCTGGAGATCTACGGCGTGACCGGCACCGAGGCCGAGGAGTTGGTGCAGATCGCCCGGGAGGCCCGGCAGAAGGGCTGGTGGCATCCGTACTCGACGGTGCTGACCGGGGCCTACGTGGGCTTCGAGGCGGCGGCCAGGTCGGTGCGGGCGTACGAGCAACAGGTCGTCCCAGGGCTGCTGCAGACCGCGGACTACGCCCGCGCGATGATCTGCGCCGCCCGCCCCGACATCACCGCCGAAGAAGTCGACCACCGCGTCCATGTCCGACTGAAGCGTCAGTCGTTGTTGACTCAGGAAGATCAGATCGACGTATGGGCGGTGCTCGATGAGGCGGTGCTGAGTCGGCCGGTCGGTGGGGACGCGGTGATGCGGGCACAACTGCACCGCCTCGTCGAAGCGGCAGACCTGCCGAACGTCACGTTGCAGATCCTGCCCTTCGAGGTGGGCGCACACGCCGGCATGGACGGCACGTTCACGATCCTCGACTTCCCGGAGCCGAGCGACGCGGACGTGGTCTACGCGGAGAACGCCACCGGTGGGCTCTTCCTGGAGAAGACCGAGGAACTACGCAAATACATCTTCATCTTCGATCACATACGCGCGGCGGCTCTCGCCCCCGAGGAGTCCGTCGCCATGATCGCGAAACGTGCTAAGGAGCCATTGTGGACATCGAGGTTAAGGGGCTCCGGGTAG
- a CDS encoding DUF397 domain-containing protein, whose product MDIEVKGLRVDLTRAVWQKSSRSGPNCDNCVEVAFVDQAIAIRDSKNPTGPALIFTADEWDAFLGGARDGEFDLD is encoded by the coding sequence GTGGACATCGAGGTTAAGGGGCTCCGGGTAGACCTCACCCGGGCGGTCTGGCAGAAGAGCTCACGCAGCGGACCGAACTGCGACAACTGCGTGGAGGTCGCCTTCGTCGACCAGGCGATCGCGATCCGCGACTCGAAGAACCCGACCGGGCCGGCGTTGATCTTCACCGCCGACGAGTGGGACGCGTTCCTCGGCGGAGCCCGCGACGGCGAGTTCGACCTGGACTGA